Genomic DNA from Dioscorea cayenensis subsp. rotundata cultivar TDr96_F1 chromosome 1, TDr96_F1_v2_PseudoChromosome.rev07_lg8_w22 25.fasta, whole genome shotgun sequence:
gcACTGCCCGATCTCCATTAAAACCCCAACTTTCACCCACCTCTAGCCACAAATCCACAACCAACcccaaaaaccataaaaaaatacgttaaaaaaactaaaaaaacctAACCTCGGAGATCCAAAGACGTCCTCAGATCACCAccaaaaaacttcaaataaatCACGTCCAGAGTATAAACACCGATGCCTTCCGATCTTATCAACGTTTGAATCAAACAAGAGAACAAAAAagctaaaaagaaagaaaaaaaaaaacaacaaatccaGATCAATTTCTCACTGCATTCCACCAAAATATAGTCACTACTCTAGAACTCTTtcacataaaaaagaaaaaaaccaaaaaaatataatcgtAATCTAAGGAAAATTTAGAACAATAAAGATTTAAACACCACTGACCAGTTAAATTTGAAGTCGTTCAAAATTTTTTGTTCTCATGATAAATCACTCAACTCTTTCCTGTACtgaaaaagagaacaaaaaatccccaaaatcagcataaccaaaaaagaaaaagaaaaaaatcgtgCTCAAAGACAGCGTAAGATCGACCTTGGGCCAGTTGCGTGAGAAATCCACAAAAAGGGAGCGCTATCGACGCGCAATCCATAGCAACAGTGTCGAGACGCTCAGCGATTCTCCGGGACTCGAATGCTATGGTTTCAAACCCTTGGAGCAGCTGTGGGTCGGTGTTGGAGAGAAGTGAGGTGTATATGATCGACAAGCGGAGGCTTCCGTTCAGGAGGCGAGCAACCGTGGCCTCGTACTAAACGCCATGGAAACCCTCATCGTCGCAGCTCACCTCGATCTTTTTGCCGACCTTAAGGTAGCCGTAGCGATCGATCCCCATTGCCAGGAAAAGGGACGGCTCTTTTCAGATAGGGTTTCATTGCTAGGAATATGGGATGCTCTTCTCAGATAGGGTTTCAAAAGAAGAAATGGATTGATGGAAAAGGGACGGCTCTTCTCCACTAGGGTTTCAAGGGAAGTGATGGATGGAAGAATGGATTGGATGAACAAAGAGAGTGTTTgatttattatctttaaaaaaataaataaataaataaataagataaacaacTAGTTTATTATAAAAAGTAGAAACTGCATGAATATTTAAAGATATGCATCATAGCTACCCTTTTGGATTTTAACTAGTCTTAAacctacatatatataaactaaaaccAATCCATTGAGTCCTTCCAAGTTccaatgataatttattttcatgaatcagtgtgcatccatttttttaaaaaattaacaatcttaattaaaaacaaaaaattcactCCCTGGTCCCTACttagagtgagagtgagagcaTGAAAACAACATGTCACCAAAGCAAGTTCAACtagtcataaaataaaatattactgaTGGCAAACTGGAAGGTGGAAAAGTGGAAAGAGATTGAATGCATTGGCAACAAAAAGGtgaatacaataaataaattaatagaagatctataatttattttatagaataaattataaaataaaatattataatttgttttttgaagAGTTGATTTGTATTATGGAAGCATTTCTAAAGCAAGCGATGAAACTATTTAAATTTGCTTTGACTGGTCAGGCGTGATGTTTGCAGCCTTCTCCCTTTTGACAAGCTCCATCAACATCTCTGCCAAGGCAATTGCCACCCCTACAgccacataaataaaatattcaaattaaaaaatatgtagaGAAAAAGAAAGCCTACTGTCTACTGATAGATAGATACATAGATACATAGATACCTACCataacgagagagagagagagagagagagagagagagagagagagagagagagagcatatGCATCTGCATATGCATCTCTAAAACCTACCATAACGAGTTCCAATGCCTTGGCATCTTGCAGAAAAAGCAAGGGTTTCTCTAACAGTCATTTGCCCTAGATGCACATCATGCTGGCTAATGTATGCAGAGGTCCTTTGAGGGACAAATTCATTCATCTCATTCCCATTATTTTATGAAATGGTGATAATGGCATACGTTTGTCCAAGCATGGAAATGCAGGGAAGTTAACTTTTGAAAATTGGGTTGCTCCATGTGAATGTTCAGGCTTTGGCTCTTATCTATATAGCAACCTCTGTCTATTTCCATGTTAACTAGTGTTTTTTGCTTGATTTCCCAGATAGTTCTGACAAGATAATAACATTTGTGAGATCACAATTGAAACTTTCTTAGAACACATGAATAGATAGCACAACATCCTTACTTGTATATAGCTTTCAAGTTATCTGGAATTTCTGGAATTTTAAGGACAGATCCATTCTCATAGATGATTTGGTTTTTAAGAACTGGGGACCAAATTCCCATTTCTGTCAGATCGTGAAGGAGATGTTTATTCACAACTACAAATTCTCCGCAGCAATATATGAGCATCGTCAATTAAATGAACCAGGATCTTTGGAGGTATAAAAGTAAGAGTTTGGCACCTTAAAACCCTGCGGCTGTAGATATTGGAAGTATATGGCTCAAAACATTCATTGTTACCAAGAATTTGACTAGTTGAAGCAGTAGGCATTGGAGCAACTAGAAGGGAGTTTCTTACTCCATTCTTAGAGATATGTTCTCTTAATGCAGACCAGCCCCATCGGTCAGATGGAGTTACATTCCACATATCATGCTGAAGAATTCCCTACACATAAAGGaaacaagcaaaagaaaaaaaagtgggTGAGAAATTAAACCTTATTCTTCCACTCTGTCACATggtaaaataatcaaaatgcttcatcttttaaatatatattggaCAATTTTTTAGAATACATCCTTGCAGATCATACGTAATTACTGATGAACATATTTCCCTGCATCTTATCCTACAATACTACTCAATTTACAGTAATAATTTATATGCAATAACAAAAAATGATTGTAGTTAGTAGAAGATATTTTGGTGAACTTCTGATGAAATAAGAACCTAGGCAAATCCAGGTTATGCATTTTTCTGATGCGGAAACAATGTGGGTGTAACTTATAATCATAAGAGCCAAAAATTGATAAGtcaataaatacataaataaataaaagaggacAAAATATCACAAAGTGAAACCACCATGAGAATTTTTAATGACAAAGAACATGACACTAACCTTGCTGACAGGGCTCCCTTGATAAGTCTCATAGGGACCCTCTTTTGCAGCAAGTTCTGATGAAACCTTCAGGGTATGAtaatatatagtttcaaatatttccttttttagTTGCCGAGCCTGCCGGCAAATTACAATTTGTCCTTGAATGAAACATGTTACAGTTTATGtcaatagaaaaattaaaatgaactcCTGAAGGCCtgcaataatcataaaataatacACATAAATTCCGGACAAATGCATTTGCATTAATAGAACACACACAAGATTTTAGATACCTCAATCTTGTtaccaaaaaaattaaggacTGTTGGAACACCTCTGCTTCCCACATAAGCTTTTGCAGTTACATTCAAATTCTCAACCCGGACATCAATTGTTGGTGGCTCAATCCCCACACTaattaagaagaaagaccaaCGAACAAGATCATCAtttcaatacaaaaaaaaaacaagaaaacatatatacatataactcAAACTCAAAAAATACCGTTCCATTACATCTCTTGAGCTTCAACAAGAACTTCTCATTGTCCTCCTCGACCCACTCTAACCAACCTCTTAATCAAACTCCTCCTATCATTCAACCCAAGGCTCCGGATATCAACCTCTATGGTCTCTCCTTCTTTTCCAGTGAGTATTCCTCTTCGTACACGATTATAAGTTGGCAGCTTCTCAAGCGCAACCCATTTCAATGCCTcatcatcaataaaattaacAGTTTTTTGACTCCGAAACCATTGTATCGTGCGGCAAAAGTGTTGACATGGCTCGGTGATAAGAATCACAAAAAGTATTGCATTTTTCATTGGCAATCATATGTTAATAAATGTTGGCACTCCTAAAACCAAAGCGAGATGCTTGCTCTGGGTCGCAAAGTTAAAGGGAACTATTGCCCCTTCCATTGCCCTTGATGACACGTTGATTCGAGGTCATACCATAAAGCTTGCCTCGATGCATTGTCATAGAATTCTTACAATCATCATTGCCATGTACAAGAAATTAGAGAGTTCTTGTACCCATCATCTACccttgcaagaaaagaaaaaacaagaaatcataTCAAATGCAAGTTAGGCAAAAAATATACATTGGCAAACTATAAATCAGTCCACCAAAATaagttatataatataatgcatTTGTTAATATAAGACAAAACGATAAACTAAATTCGTAAATTATGTAACTTACATATTaggtctaaaataataattcatcttcattgtcattttcctcatcctccacatcttcttcttcttcttcttattcttcttcttcttcgtttttgtcttcttcttcatctgtttcatttttttcttcttccatcatagTTGTAAGAATTGGCTGACTACTTTGAGATGTTAGGTCCACAACATCGGATAGGTCAACAAAGAGATCAATACCATTCAAATTATCATGTAATGATGGAAGAACATCAAATGTAGTAACATCATGTCTAACTTCAACTTCATCCATTTGGTAGGGTGGGATATCCCTTTCTTGCCATTGTGCCTCAATtgttcttcttgcttttgttttgcatACGACCATCCAATCAGCTTTATCTCGTTTCAAACTTGGATATTCAGAATAATACACTTGAATCCCTTGTTGTGCTAAGATAAAGGGGTCATACTTTGTGTAAAAACGCTTTCTATTAATGTCGACCATACCATACTTGCGGTGAACCTTCTTTCCATGTATTGGATCAAACCATCGACACTTGAAGAGGACAACAAAGTTTGGTGTGCTACTTGGAATCTCCAGCTGAATTATTTCTTCCAATAAGCCATAAAAATCACCACTAGAACTTTGGACACATACACCACTATTCATAGTTGACTTATTTTCACCGTGTCCAAGAGTGTGGAAGTTATAACCATTTATAAAGCAACCTGACCAAGTTTTGACTTGACCAGTTTGGACCCCATGCAAGAGTCGAGCAACAATTGATCGATAACTTGATTATCCGGGTTTTTGAACCTAAAGTGATACTACCAAAAATTTGTCAAAGTTaagaatatcaatatatttcGTTATTGAATAAGGAAGTatgcaataagaaaaatatatctaaGAAACTCACATAACTAATAAACCATTCGATAAAATGTAGATCAACcattttttcaatgagtgtGGCATCTAAGTGTTGAAGGTGTGTGACAAACatcctacaaaataaaaaagcagtattagttatgatatttaattaacatgcatattcatttgaACTCATAAAATCACATATGATACTAAACATACTGGTAAATTGTTGAGCTTCTTCACAATTTtgtaatatgtatgtatgtgctGCATGTAACTCTTCTTGAGATAGCCATCTTTCTGTCATTCGGCCTTGACTTCGAATTGGATAGTTGAAGATAGAGCAAGGTAGAATGTTCCTATCGACACccttcttcatttcttccaactctcattctcttgtaaggtggaacatctttttcaaagaaatggTTTGCAAAGAATGACATTTCTTCAACAATGTAAGCTTCACATATTGAACCTTCTACATGAGCTTTATTCTTCACTTTTTTCTTTAGACCATGAAGGAacctaatatatgtgtatatatataattcgaaTTAATCTATGagcttgaataattaaattgataacatAAACACATACATTAACTCTAGAAAATATGAGTAAAATATTACCTTtcaaaaggatacatccatctatattgaacACGGCCCCCAATTATAGCCTCATATGGCAAGTGAATAAGTAGATGTTCCATGGAATCAAAGAACGCTGGAGGAAAAAAATTTTCCAAGTTGCATAACAATATAGCCACATTTTTCTCCAATTCCTCAAGCTTTTGCAAATCAAGCAGTGTAGAGCATATGATCTGAAAGAGAAAAGTCACTTCAGTTAATGTAGACCATATGAAATCAggtaatatttctctatatgcaATCGGCATGAGCCTCTGCATGAACACATGACAATCGTGactcttcatatttttcaaccgaCATTCATTAATGTCAACACATCTACCAAGATTTGATGCATAGCCATCGGGAAACCTTAAAGCCCTCACCCAACTgcaaatcttaattttttcattttttgtcaaTGTGTACTTTGCCTTTGACTTATGAGGCACTGTATTGTTAATAGGAACATTAAGTTCAGGACGATCACAGAGAATATGAAGATCTTTCCGTGCATTCAAATTATCCTTAGTTTTTCCAGGTACATCAAATATTCTATCCATGATAttatcaaacacatttttttcaatgtgcaTAACATCAAGATTGTGTCGAATCATGTTAGCCCTCCAATATGGTAATTcccaaaaaatactttttttattccatttgtGATTGTTGCCATAGTGAAGGGTCTTACCTCAAGGATCCTCAATGACAGTTTTATATTGTGACACACGGTTCCAAATCTCATCTCCTGTCAATTTTGGAGGTGGACGACTCATCTCTGCTCTACCTTGAATGAAAGCTGACTTATCCCTTCTATATGAATGATTCATTGGTAAAAATTGCCTGTGACGATCGAGGTAGCTGACTTTTTTACCATGATGTAGATAGAAAGCTTTAGACTTCTCCATGCATATCAGGCACCCAAGCAAACCAGAGGTACTCCATCCAGAAAGCATTCCATAAGCAGGAAAATCATTAATGGTCCACAAAAGTGCAGCTCTCATGTTAAACTTTTTACCTAAGTTGATATCATAAGTTTCAACACCAACCTCCCACAAATGCTCCAACTCCTCAATCAAGGGTTGTAAAAAGACATCTATATTCTTCTTCGGATTTTTAGGCCCTGGACagattaaagataaaaacatataagggtTCTTCATGCACATCCCTGGAGGAAGATTGTAAGGTGTAGCAATAACTGGCCAACATGAATAAGCTTGCCCATATTGACTGTGAGGGGAAAACCCATCAGCAGAAAGGCCTAACCGAATGTTACGAGGTTCTGAAGCAAATAGGGGATGAGTTCTATCAAAATGTTTCCATGCCTCTGCATCAGAAGGATGACACATGACCCCTTGAGTTGTTTCATGAGTAGCATGCCATGTCATATGCGGTGCTGTTACCTTTGAAGCATATAATCTCTGCAACCTTGGAGTTAATGGCAAGTACCTCAATATAGCATATACAACCTTTTTATGCATAGGGTTATTAAGTGTCCCTTCCCTTTGCTTATACCTTGGCAACTTACAAAACTTACAAAATTGCTCTTGTTCATCACTTTTCCAAAACAACATGCATCCATCTCTACAAGCATCAATTTTTACCACAGGCAGACCCAAGTCACGTAGTAACCttttataaccataaaaatcaTCAGGCAATGTGTTTTCACGAGCCAGTGAGTTCTTAAACACTCTAGCATTCTCATTAAAGTGATTCACAGATTGGTTGTATTCAAACTTCATGCTTAGCATTTTAGCAACCAGAGATAACTGCGTATAAGTTTCACATCCATCATATAGAGGTTTATCAACATCTTTTAGCAAACCAATGAAATTGTCACATAAATTTGTTGTATCATCTCATTGAGGACTACGAACTACCTCATCAACATATGGTTTTGCATCTTCACGTGGTTCTTGTATACTTGGGCCAGCTTCATCATGCAGTACATATGGATTTTCATGATAATAATTActagcatcatcatcaaagtcCGAATGTGCAGCAAAGCTACAACCTGTGTcttcaaaatttctaaatcctTGATCCCACCAATTAGTTTGTTGTGGCAATTGATTAACCacaaattcttcttcttcatgccacATTTTCTCTCCATGACATGTCCAGTTGAAATAATTGGATGTGAATCCTTTGCGACAAAGGTGAAGCATCACTTCATCCGggctaaaaaatttcaaattatcacaCTTCTTACATGGGCACCTTATTAACGACCCATCCATTTGCTCAGGTTGTGAACTTGCATATTTAATGAATTCAGTTACACCCGCAATAAATTCATCATTTAGGGCACCAGAACCGGGCAAATTCTTGTTATACATCCATTTCCTTGATTCTCTTAAAGACATTGTTCctgaaatcaaaaaaatatttttttcaaatataactaAGTAGGGTAATATGCGTGAGAGAAAATTTTTGCGACacatttctttgaatttttgcgacacaaaaaaAGCAGATCGTGTcgcaaaaatattgcaaaaaccGTCATAAACTTCAGCCCAGTTTTCCAACTCTTGTAAAATCGACAAATGATCCAAAACTAAAATAGTAATACTATAATCATCactaatttgaaataataatatataacataagtcGATTAATAGAACATTCATAACTcaaatcatcacaaatttactatatacactaaatgaaaccctaaaagcaaattcaaaagagaaaggggaggagagagaaagagagagagagagatagagagagacaTACCAACTTAAATCACCAAGAATAAGGTTTTGGAGGCTCTGATACCTCAAGAAATCTAAAAACttgtgaagaaaatgaagaagagtaAAGGTTAAGGGCTTGGAGGACTTCTCTTGCATTTTCCCATAAACCAAAAACTTACCTTTTTGAATgggagaaatattttttttattattaaaatttg
This window encodes:
- the LOC120260214 gene encoding ribonucleoside-diphosphate reductase large subunit-like; its protein translation is MWNVTPSDRWGWSALREHISKNGVRNSLLVAPMPTASTSQILGNNECFEPYTSNIYSRRVLSGEFVVVNKHLLHDLTEMGIWSPVLKNQIIYENGSVLKIPEIPDNLKAIYKTIWEIKQKTLVNMEIDRGCYIDKSQSLNIHMEQPNFQKLTSLHFHA
- the LOC120254942 gene encoding uncharacterized protein LOC120254942, with the protein product MSLRESRKWMYNKNLPGSGALNDEFIAGVTEFIKYASSQPEQMDGSLIRCPCKKCDNLKFFSPDEVMLHLCRKGFTSNYFNWTCHGEKMWHEEEEFVVNQLPQQTNWWDQGFRNFEDTGCSFAAHSDFDDDASNYYHENPYVLHDEAGPSIQEPREDAKPYVDELSLVAKMLSMKFEYNQSVNHFNENARVFKNSLARENTLPDDFYGYKRLLRDLGLPVVKIDACRDGCMLFWKSDEQEQFCKFCKLPRYKQREGTLNNPMHKKVVYAILRYLPLTPRLQRLYASKVTAPHMTWHATHETTQGVMCHPSDAEAWKHFDRTHPLFASEPRNIRLGLSADGFSPHSQYGQAYSCWPVIATPYNLPPGMCMKNPYMFLSLICPGPKNPKKNIDVFLQPLIEELEHLWEVGVETYDINLGKKFNMRAALLWTINDFPAYGMLSGWSTSGLLGCLICMEKSKAFYLHHGKKVSYLDRHRQFLPMNHSYRRDKSAFIQGRAEMSRPPPKLTGDEIWNRVSQYKTVIEDP